The stretch of DNA CCGACACCCAGATCCAAGACATCCAGGACCGCCTCAACCGCCGACCCCGCATCGTCTTGAACGGACAGACCCCAACTGAGAAACTCAACGACATCATCAACGGTGCAAACACCACCTGACTCCACCGTCATCTGTGAAGATTTGGTCGAAGTGGTCCGTGGTGCAGGTGTCCACATCGGTGCCGTCGGCCTCCTGTTTCCACAGGAGGGCAAGCGCGCCAGATGAGTGCCGGGGCGCTGCGGGCAGCATAGGTGCATGACCACCTCGATCTCCTCCCCGCCCTTGCCCGACGGCGGGGCCCTGCACCCGCTCCTGTGGAACGAGACCGGCCTCGACGGCGCCGCGTGCGCGCGTCCGGACCTCAGCCACGACTGGCTGCGAGTCGCCGCAGGAGTCTACGCGCCCCGCTCGGCCTGGCAGGAGGCTCCGTGGATGGAGCGCTACGAGCTGCTGCTCGAGGCGGCGCACCGGAAGTACGGCGATGACCTGGTGCTGGCGGGCGCCTCCGCCGTTGCCGCCTACGGGCTGCCGCTGGTGGGGACGGTCCTGCGCAGGGTGGAGGTCGTGGATGGGCGTCCAGGGCGGGTGCGGACCTCCTTGCTGTGGCGCCACGTCCGGCGCCGCGGCACAGAGGTCGTCAGGGTGGGCAGGCATCTTGCCGTGGCGCTGCCGGACTCACTCATTGACCTGGCTCGGTGGAGCAGCCTCATGGCGGGAGTCGTTGCCATGGATGCGGCCCTGCACACCGGGCTGTGCTCCGTGGAAGCCATGGAGGAGGCGCTGGAGCGTCTGCCTGCTACGGCACGTGGTGGCCCCCGCGCTCGGCAGGCCGTGCGCCTGGCCGACGGCCGATCCGAGTCACCGGGCGAGTCCATGTCCCGTGTCCGCATGTGGGAGCACCGTCTTCCCAAGCCGGAGCTGCAGGTGAGTGTGCGGGTCGGGCAGGAACTCTACATCCTGGACTATTACTGGCCGGACCATGAGGTGGCCGGGGAGTTCGACGGCCGCGTCAAGTACCGGTCGGCCTCCTTCGGGCAGGACCCGGAGGACGTCGTGTGGCGTGAGAAGCTCCGGGAGGACGCGCTGCGGGGCTCGGGCCTGACGGTGGCCCGCTGGACGTGGGCGCAGGCCTGGGGTGATGCCGGTGCTCAGATGCTGCGGCGACTGGCCGCCGCCGGAGTCAGCCCCACTGGCCGACGCTGGTGAGCCCCTAACTTCAACAAAAACTTCAGAAACGACGCGGCTCCGGGTCGTTTCTGAAGTTTTTGTTGGTGAGTGAGCCGGCGGTGGCTGTGCGGCTCGCGCTAGGCGGCTGAGCCGGCCCGGTACTCGCTGCGGTACTCACTGGTCTTGGTGTGGATGAGACGGGGGATCGAGATGGTCTTGTCGAACAGGCCATCGCGGTAGCCGGTCTGGAGCCCGAACAGCACCATGAGGCGCAGCGCCACAGGGTTGGTCGTCGGAGCCATGCGCCGCAGCGTCGAGTCAGGCATCCTGCGCAGGACGCTGACGATCTTGCCGGCGTCGCGCCAGGTGGCCCGCACCGGGGGCACGTTGAGGCGGTCGAGGGCCTCGACCTCGCGCAGGAAGAAGTCGGCGCCCTCCCGCTCGGCCGCGCGCCACCAGCCGGCGCGGTAGGTGGCCTCGAGCTGCTCGACGGCGTCGCACAGGGCGTCGTAGTCCACGCCGACGACCTCCATGCGCAGCTCCTCGGCCCGGATCCGCTCCAGGGTGGCGTGCGCCAGCGGCAGGATGGCCCGGGCGACGTCGTCGACGGCGTTGTTGCGGGTGAGACGGTCGGCCTCCGGCAGGGGCTTGCCATCACGGGGCAGGCGCGCGTCGACCTCCTCCAAGTGGGCGATGGAGGTGCGCAGGTCGCTGGTGAGGCGGGCCGTGGAGCGCGGGACCCCCAGGGCGATGAGCAGCTCGGTCGCGGCACGCCACTGGAAGTCCGAGTCCTCGGCCCAGTGGGTCTCCGACCCTGTCTGGTCCGGCATCTGATCCGCTGACGGTGTGCTGGTCTGCTGGGTGCTCATCGGGGTTGAGCCTCCTGTGGGTGCGCAGGGAAACAGGTCAGGCGGCCGCGGGCACTCAAGGCTGGGAGTGCGGGCGGGCGGCCGATGGCGAGCATCTCAAGGAAATGTGTGAAAACCCTGGTGATTCAGCCTTCAAAGGCTGGGGCGGATAAGCAGGGCGCACTGATGGGCGAGGGATCATGAATGCCGTTGGCGGTGCGTCGTCGCCAAGCAGCCGACGACGGCTGCGGCAGTCGCCTCAAGATGGTGTGTCGGCGGGGTTGAGGACGTCGGTCTGGGCGGGCAGGTCCGTGATGCCGACCGGGCAGGTGACTCCGTTGGGGCCGTGGTTGCAGTAGCCGTTCGGGTTCTTGTGCAGGTAGGCCTGGTGGTAGTCCTCGGCCAGGTAGTAGGGGCCGCCGAACTCGGCCGGCGCGTCCGCGGCGTCCTCGATGGTGGTCACGCAGGTGCCCAGGCCCAGACGGGTCAGCTCGCCCTGGAAGGCCTCGCGGATCCGCGCGGCCGCCTCGTGCTGGGTGGGCGTCGTCGTCCACACCGCCGAGCGGTACTGGGTGCCGACGTCGTTGCCGTGGCGGTTGAGGTGCGTGGAGTCGTGGTTCTCCCAGAAGGTCCGCAGCAGGGTCTCCCC from Actinomyces sp. Marseille-P3109 encodes:
- the msrA gene encoding peptide-methionine (S)-S-oxide reductase MsrA → MFNALRHSLSGSAPAGRETPVLPAPGDHPVLGTPLDGPWPEGSRVIYLAGGCFWGVERILWRQDGVVSTSVGYMGGQTPNPTYQEVCTGTTGHAETVRVVYDPTVCGEGGETLLRTFWENHDSTHLNRHGNDVGTQYRSAVWTTTPTQHEAAARIREAFQGELTRLGLGTCVTTIEDAADAPAEFGGPYYLAEDYHQAYLHKNPNGYCNHGPNGVTCPVGITDLPAQTDVLNPADTPS